TGATCGAGGTCATCCCCCATCTCTCTCCCCAACTGCTCAGCCGCCCCAAGCATCATTGAAGCAATGGCTGAGAACATCGCTCGATCGGTCATGTTGGGGGTAGATCCTGTAGTGAAGACGCCCGCCCTCGAAGCAGCAAAGACCGATTCGACCTTGTCCAGCCTCGAGATCTGCGTCACAATTTCGTTGAGCTTTGCGACCTCCGACGTCTTGCTCCCCCCGTTATATTCCAAACAAATGAGGAGCGTCATAAAAATAACTATCGACGGCATTTAATGTCCAAAGAATGCTGGAACGAGACCTTCGTTCCCGTTTCTTATATGAAAAGAATTTTATGTCCAGCCCCTCATAATACCTTGATGGCCCCTCTGTCGCTGAAGTTGGGATGGCCCCATCAAAGGTCGGAGACCGCCAAGATAGAGTTGATATTGGTGGATTCTTTAGGTTCGCCCTTGGCTTTGGAACGAAGAAGGATGGAGAACAAGGTCATCAATCTGGCCAAAAAGGAGAACCTTGCCGTCGTGCAGATGCTGTTAAGGCACTATGACTCCGATATCGAGCGTGTTAGGGAGAGCATCAACACCTGCCTCATCGAGATAGCGAAACGTTTCGAAGGCAAGGAATCCATCATAGAATCGTTATCAGACCCAGATAAAAATGTGAGGAAGGGGGCAAAATTGATAATTCCTGATATCTGGGGCCCACCGTCCACCCCTTATCCGACCCTGTTCGAACAGACCTATCAGTTGATGTTGATGGCGAAGGAGAAGGAGATGCCCGTCGAAGACATCGAGATGCTGATGGACCTGTCCAAGCAGACGTTCCTCGATGGGGAGATAATGAAAGCGATCAATGACATCGGGACCTGTCTGGAGTTTGTGAAGAGGAGATATAAGAACACGGAGTCGCTCAAGGAGTATATCTCGGACATGTTGAAGCTTGCTCCTGAACTTCAAAAGAGAGGGGTCTCGATGGTGAACTTTGAGGAATCTCTAAAGACAGCGATGAGGGTCAGCAAGTCCCGGTCGTTCGACTATACTCAAGAGATCATCGACCAACGTATTATGGAGATGGAGGTCAAGGACCAACTTAGAAGCTTAGGTCAGCTGATCAAAGAATCCATTAAGTCCAGGCCGGTCATCGAAATGTCAGCCCTCAGTGTAAAGGATGAGAAGATGATCGTCAAGATGGCACAGGTCATAGAGACTGTAAATACAAAGAACTTGGCCGGTAATCCTGTCAAATCCATAGAATGTATGCATGAATTTCTTTTCAAGGACTTCGAGTGGTACTATGACGAGGACGTCATCAGAAGATTGACAGATGGGGACAGGTCCGCTCTTCTGACCATCTATATGATCGGCATCTCGTTCTTGAAGGTCGCATCATCCATTCTGCCAACGGTCTCAGAGGAGATCTATCAGAAGTATTATAAGGAATTGGAAGGTTCGACAAGCATATATACGGTCATGTGGCCAGAGCTTGCAATGGAGCTGGCGAAAGGTATAATCACTTCAAAATAATTTCATTTTTTTACCTGCTCGTCAGACATCATATTGTTCGTGTTCCTTAGCTATTCCAGATTTCATTTTTATTCGTAAATTTTATATTTGATTATATCAATACACCGAAATGGGATGCACTCATGCCGAGCTCTTTAGTTAAGAATGCTTTAGCTGGTAGCAAATACCAGAATCAGAGCAATGCCGCGGCCCCTGCACAACAGGCCCAGCCGCAACCGACCTACGCCGCTCCGGAACCACAGCCGGTACAGCCGCCAATGCCACAGTATGCGCAACCTGCACCGAACTTCGGTGCCCCCCAGACGCCTTCCACAACAGATGAAGAGCTTCTGAGGATCGCCGCTCAGCTGGATGTCTGTATAAAGATAATAGGGTGTGGAGGCGGTGGTTGCAACACGATCAATCGATGTGTCGATGCCGGTATCCAAGGGGCCCAACTTTGCGCCATCAACACTGACGCGAAGCACCTTCTCACAGTCCGAGCCCCCCGCAAGATCCTCATTGGCAAGTCCAGGACCCGTGGTCTTGGGGCAGGTGCGAAGCCTGAGGTAGGAGAGGAGTCGGCCCGTGAGAACGATATGGAGATTCGTGACTTCTTGACCAATGCAAACATCGTCTTTGTGACGGCTGGTATGGGCGGGGGCACAGGTACTGGGTCCGCTCACTATGTTGCCAACATCGCCAAGACGCAGATCCGTGCACTGACGATAGGGGTTGTGACCATGCCCTTCAAGGCAGAGGGAACAGTTCGAATGGAGAATGCCTTGGCCGGGCTGAACAAGCTCCGTCAGGTGTGTGATACCACCATAGTCATTCCGAACGACAAGCTTCTAGAACTCGTTCCAAAGCTTCCAGTGGATGCCGCGTTCAAGGTCGCCGATGAGGTGCTCATGCAGACAATAAAGGGGCTCACCGAAATCATAACGAAGCCTGGTCTCGTGAACCTGGATTATGCGGATATCATGACCGTGATGAACGAAGGTGGAGTGGCCTTTGTTGGAATCGGCGAGGCCAACACAGAAGCGGACGACCGGGTGAAAGCGGCCGTTCATGAGGCGTTAACATCTCCGATGCTAGGAGAGGTTGACCTTAAAGAGGCCAGAGGTGCGCTCATCCGCGTGGTCGGCGGTCCAGACATGACCGTGGGCGAGGCTCAAAAGGCGGCCGAGATAGTCACCAACAGCGTCTCTCCGCGAGCCAGGATAATATGGGGATGCAGCATCGAGCCAGAGCTGGAGGGCACGATAAAGATACTGCTCATAGTCACAGGCGCCAAGTCACAATACATAATGTCATCGCGCGGACCGACGATACAACCCGCTCAGGCCCAGAAACAGCAATACGCCGCCCAACCTCAATATCAGCAGACACCAGGTCGACAACAATATCAGCAACCAAGGCCACAGCCTCAACAGAGAGACGATGACGACATAGACTTCGTGCGCTGAAGCGCGGGGGCAAACGAGCTGCGTCGGCAGCTTCTAACCTTTCTATTTATGCTGACTATGAAAGGCTCAGAAGTCAAAGGTGGTGTCGCCGAAGCTGATCGCAGGACACGGCTCTATGCATCTTCTACAATGGATGCATCTAGCCTCGTCTATCGAGATCCTGTCCTGGACCAGAACGAGTGCACCCTCTTTACATCTGGCGACGCACACCCCGCATCCGACGCATTCCTCGGCCTTGACCACGACTCTGCGCACGGTCTCAACCTTTTCCTTGATGGTTTCCTGCTCTTTTCCCCGGGCTATGATGGCGCCCTCTTGAAAGACCGTTATATTGCAGACGGTGCACCAACCCTCTGAAATGTTCTTCTCGACCTTTCCCACCATATTCAATATATTCGCTGCCCTTTCAATATCCAACTCCCTGTTAAAGGCGCCTTCGATGCTGAAACCTAACATGCAGGGAGAGAATCCTTCTTCCATCCTGAGCCTCAATTTTTTAACCGAGTCTCCGGCCGGAAGAACTTTCCTCTGCCTAAGGTCATCTGGTGAAAAACCGATCTTGACCAGCTCATCCAATATCGATGGCGGCACCCGCCTCCATCTCCAGAGTCCGAGGTCCACCCAACCTTCTGAAATACCATGACTTTTCGCATATTCTCTGAGCTTAGAATCCCAATCTCGCAATGGACCTTCATTTGCGAGCACCATCTCGATCTCGGCCAGATTGGACGCTGGGCACAGATAACATCCGATCCTGTCTAGCCCTCTCTCATACCAAGGATTGTAAGGTGCCCTTTTCATGAATATGTAAAGCCAGACATGTAGGGATGTCCAATTCTGTATCGGTGAAGCGCCTATCTGTCCGGGCGTCCATGGATTTTTCCATACCCTTGGCTTGTCGGCCCTCTGTTCTGATTCATAACGTCTTTGCCCTATGAACGATAGTACCCCGTCAGGGAAATGCTCCATGATGGCCCTTACCGTAGGCCCGAGCTTGTTCGTCTTGCAGCACCATCGGAAATCCCTGCCGGGCGGCCCGAAGTAATCAAAATTCCCGAAGAAAGCATTCTTTGGCGCCTTCTCTTCTATGAGATCGAGGTCATATTTTTCTTTCATCATATGGACATATTCGACCGTCTCAGGAAATTCTAGTCCAGTGTTAAGGAAGAGCACCGGCAATCTCAGACCTGCATCGATGGCGAGGAGGAGACAGGCGAGGCTGTCCTTTCCACCTGAGAAAGAGACTATCGCAGGCACCTTGTTCTTGGCAATGGTCTCTTTCATGAACCTGATGGCCTCTGAGATATGTTCTTCCATCGTAGTGGCATTGGCCTTGATCACATCATTCCAGGTCTGTCCAGTTGGTGATGGAAAGTCGATCTTCTGTTCGGATGCCCATCTTGTCTTGACTGCCACGCCCTTTCCTCGAAGGAGCATCTCCTCAGTTGTCATCCTTGCCGTACCAGTGCTTATGGCCATCAGATCTTTGTCGACAACAATGACCTCATCACCTTTTCTAATGCCTTCATAAGCATCCACGACACCTGGGGCCATCAGATTGTTATTGTTCAAAAGTGGTGCGATGGCACCATCATCGGCCACCACCATGCCCTTCCTCATCACCCGCTGCAATTTTCTCGCAGCGGACATTCTGCAAACAAAAGTCCATCCCTTCCCCAGATCGTATCTGAGGGAGCCGATGACCTCACCATCGATTATGACCTCGTCCATGCGGTCCAGCCCAGGGACCTTGCTGAGCACAACGATCTTGCCTTCGGGCACGACAACCTTTCCAGAACCTTCTCCGAACTGTGAGTCGATGACCCTCCTTATCAGTTCCATGTCATGTTGGAAAGCTGGCCTGGCATCCCCGGGTGGCGTCATGTCAACCTGAACGGTGGATGTCCCGCAATTACCACACTTCTCCGACGCTAGGATGGGGACGTTACACCTTTTGCACCACCGAAGATGCATCTTGCCTAGCCTGACGATGCCCATGTCCGAGCGACTAAATGAGGATGTATTAAACCATTGTCATACTTACCAAACTTAGGACCTTCCCCGGACGTTTGGGCACGTAACACAAAAAGTGCATGACTAATATACCAGAATATTCATTCAAGGCCGGATTTATATGAAAGCCACGAAGCGTACGATGGGCATCAGTTACGCCATACGCGATGTGCTTCTGCCAGCGAGAGAGCTGGAGAAGAAGGGCGTTGACGTAATAAAACTGCACATCGGGGACCCGAACAAATATGACTTCAAGACCCCGAAACATGTCCGTGACGCCCTCTGCAAGGCCGTTGAGAAATGCGACAATGGCTATGAAGAGTCAGAGGGCAATTTTGAGCTTCGTGCAGCAATCGTTCAGAAAGAGAAGCAGAAGAACAGGATAGACATCGAATTAGAGGACGTCATCGTGACCAATGGGGTAACAGAATCTATCCAGATGATAACAGCTGCGACAATTGAACCGGGTGATGAAATCCTTGCCCCAGGACCATCCTATCCTTCATATATGGAGTATACCAGGTTCTTCGGCGGGGTACCTGTCACATATCGTACGATCGAGGAAGAGAATTGGCAACCAGATATTGACGACCTAAGGAAGAAGATAAACCCACGGACAAAGTACATGGTCATCATCAATCCGAACAACCCGACTGGAGCGGTCTATAGCGACAAGGTTCTCAAACAGATGACGGACCTTGCTGCCGAGTATAATCTTTTCATCATATCTGATGAGATCTACGACCTAATGACGTTCGAGGGGGAACATCATTCACCATCGACCTTGGCAAAGGATGTTCCAATGATATTGACGAACGGTTTCTCAAAGATAGACCTGCTGCCGGGGTGGAGGCTTGGGTACTCTGTATTCAGAGACCCTACGGGCCAGCTCGATGAGATCAAGGAGGGCGTGCAGAGGCAGCTCAGGCTGAGACTGTCTGCCAACGCACCATGTCAGATGGCGGTCATAGAGGCGATGAGACACCCAAAGGACCATCTAAGGCAGATGTTGGTCAAGCTAAAGGACCGAAGGGATTTCGCTTGCAAAAGAATAAACGAGATACCAGGTCTCAGCGTTCAGAAGCCTCAGGCGGCATTCTATATGTTCCCGAAGTGGGAGGGAAGACGATGGAAGACTGACAAAGAATTCGTCATAGACATGCTTCAGAAGGCACATGTGCTGACGGTCCCAGGGGACGGTTTCTGTCCGATCTATGGTAAGAGACACTTCAGGGCTGTGTACCTGCCAGATAAGGAGACGCTCGGACGCGCTTTTGACCAGATCGAGTCGTTCATGAGACAAAGCTCATGATTTTTTAATAAGGATGTTTGTTGAGGGGAGGCAACGACCCTCCCCCAGCGTATTTTCATCGGTCTAGCTTCTTCAACATCTTGACGACGCTCTCGACCGCATCGCGACCCTTCTCGATCCTGTCCTCGGCCTGCAACCTTGTCATCCCAGGTCCTGTGATACCTAGCGACACAGGTTTATCATATTCGACAGCTAGGTCTGCTATCTTCCTTGCGGCATTGGTTATCACTATGTCATCGTGCTCGGTCTCGCCCTCGATGACACATCCTAGCGTGACCACGCCATCGATGCTCTTATCCTCGCACATCTTCTTCACGGCAAGGGGCATGTCGAACACACCTGGTACATGAATTACCTTGCTTATGTTCACCTCTAGGAATGCCGCATGGGCCTTTGCCCTCTCGAGCATCATCGATGTTATGTCAAAATTGAATTCCGAAACCACAATTCCGATATTGTACTTTTTCATCTCTCATCACTTCTCCTTTATCGTACCGACGTCCTCGTATCCCTGTCTAAGTCCTTTGCCCGCCTTCTTAACCAGCTCCTCTGGCCGGAACAGCAGATTATAGGCGTTAATGGCATGCTCCCTTGATCTACGTTCCATCAGCCAGGCAAGTTCTTTCTCATCCTGTGCCTCATCCTCATGGACGAACACCTCGATGATATGACGGTTCGTCATCAACTGTGCCTTGATGAGACCCGTAGAGGCCTCATGTGCGCAGGTCTTATCTACGGCCTTGGACCCAGGCATTCCAAGGGCTATTACAATGTCACAACCTTCCTCTTCGATCAGCTTCTTTGATGCGACAGGCAGGTCCTTTATCCCAGGGACGGTCCTCCTTATAATCTTGAACCCCGTACCAGTCTTTTTCAGCTCATCGATCGCGGCCGCTCCCATATCTATTCGGGCGAACGTCGTGTCTACGACCCCTATCGTCCTCACATCGAACCCCCCCGGACCTGTTTGCTGTGCCATTCAATTATCTTTGTTATTATCTTCCTTGTCCCGTTTAGGTCATCCTCGAACTTCGGTAGGCGGACCACCTCGGTCTTCAATCCTCTCATCTCGAGCTCTTTCTTGATGCGGTCTTCGTCGAAATTCTGGTCATAACCTATTGCGATTATGTCCGGTCTTATTTCAAGGACGATATCTAACATATCCCCCTCCTTTCCAAGCACAGCCTTGTCGACCGGTTTAAGACCTCTGACGAGGTCCAACCTCATCTTTTCAGGCATGATCGGTTCATGCTTCCTCTTCCGGACCGTCGCATCTGTGGCCACCACAACAACGAGCTCGTCCCCCAGGGCCTTGGCCTCTTCAAGATAATGCAGATGTCCCGAATGCAATATGTCGAAGACCCCCGAGGCCATCACGCGCTTCATCTTTCCCTTCCCCATCTTGCCCAAGCCTCGATCACCTGCTTACCTTCTAGGAAGCAGAGGCCTTTCTCTTTGGCATAATCCTTTGCCTTATCTTTGGACAAGGCCCTACCATCATCACCCATCATCTCGCATATCGTGGCAGATGGAACTACACCTGCCATGACCATAAGGGCTGTCGTCAGCTCGGTATGACCGAACCTCTTTGTGAGCAGGTTCTTGGAAGCGTTCAAAAGATGCACATGGCCAGGCGCCCTGAAGTGATGCCCGAACTCCTCTCTGAGGTCTTCAGGTCTTTTATGATCTACATTTTTCACGAACTTAGCGAACTCACTGATGGTCATCGCCCGGTCGATGTCAGTGATGCCTGTGAAGGTCTTCCTATGGTTTATCGTTACGCCGAATGCCGACTTGGTATCATAAGGAAGATCGTTCGGAGTTAGTCCGTTTAAGACAGGATGGTCTTTTGAGGCACAGTTGAAGATATCAGCGAGGAATGGAAGGTCCAGGGCTTCGACTATATCATTGTGGGCGGTGGTACATATCAGACCCCCCGCATTCTTCCTCATCTCCCTTATGACCTCAGGTGTGACGAATTCGGACGCGATCGTCATATCCGTCTCTCTTTCCCTCTCATCAAAATCATAGACAAAGACCATCTTGCCTTCTCTTATATCATTGATGGCCTCCTCCACGCTCTGCTTCATCGATCCACCTGAACGTCCGAATAATCTACGGATAATATCTTTTAGGTAGTAACAAATATATTAGTAGAATAGACATTCTGGATTGAGCATTCTGATTGAAAAACATATTTATGCGTACCAGGATTTGGATTCATGCCATCGGACCTTGATGACATAGAGCAGATGCGGCTCATCGACGCCTCAGGCTCAGCAGAGCAGATCGCAGGTTTCATATCAAACCTTGTTGAGGCGAGCGGTTATGATATTCCTAGGTTGAGAGGCGCATCTTCGGTCTGTATGAGCGGTATTGGAGGGTCTGCGATGGCGGCGGAAGTGCTCCATGACTATCTCATCTCAAGGTCCAAAATTCCAGTGTTCATAAATAGGAACGTAGACCTCCCAAAATGGGCAGGAGTTGACACATTATCATTGATCACAAGCTATTCAGGC
This genomic window from Methanomassiliicoccales archaeon contains:
- a CDS encoding phosphoadenosine phosphosulfate reductase family protein; amino-acid sequence: MGIVRLGKMHLRWCKRCNVPILASEKCGNCGTSTVQVDMTPPGDARPAFQHDMELIRRVIDSQFGEGSGKVVVPEGKIVVLSKVPGLDRMDEVIIDGEVIGSLRYDLGKGWTFVCRMSAARKLQRVMRKGMVVADDGAIAPLLNNNNLMAPGVVDAYEGIRKGDEVIVVDKDLMAISTGTARMTTEEMLLRGKGVAVKTRWASEQKIDFPSPTGQTWNDVIKANATTMEEHISEAIRFMKETIAKNKVPAIVSFSGGKDSLACLLLAIDAGLRLPVLFLNTGLEFPETVEYVHMMKEKYDLDLIEEKAPKNAFFGNFDYFGPPGRDFRWCCKTNKLGPTVRAIMEHFPDGVLSFIGQRRYESEQRADKPRVWKNPWTPGQIGASPIQNWTSLHVWLYIFMKRAPYNPWYERGLDRIGCYLCPASNLAEIEMVLANEGPLRDWDSKLREYAKSHGISEGWVDLGLWRWRRVPPSILDELVKIGFSPDDLRQRKVLPAGDSVKKLRLRMEEGFSPCMLGFSIEGAFNRELDIERAANILNMVGKVEKNISEGWCTVCNITVFQEGAIIARGKEQETIKEKVETVRRVVVKAEECVGCGVCVARCKEGALVLVQDRISIDEARCIHCRRCIEPCPAISFGDTTFDF
- the ftsZ gene encoding cell division protein FtsZ encodes the protein MPQYAQPAPNFGAPQTPSTTDEELLRIAAQLDVCIKIIGCGGGGCNTINRCVDAGIQGAQLCAINTDAKHLLTVRAPRKILIGKSRTRGLGAGAKPEVGEESARENDMEIRDFLTNANIVFVTAGMGGGTGTGSAHYVANIAKTQIRALTIGVVTMPFKAEGTVRMENALAGLNKLRQVCDTTIVIPNDKLLELVPKLPVDAAFKVADEVLMQTIKGLTEIITKPGLVNLDYADIMTVMNEGGVAFVGIGEANTEADDRVKAAVHEALTSPMLGEVDLKEARGALIRVVGGPDMTVGEAQKAAEIVTNSVSPRARIIWGCSIEPELEGTIKILLIVTGAKSQYIMSSRGPTIQPAQAQKQQYAAQPQYQQTPGRQQYQQPRPQPQQRDDDDIDFVR
- a CDS encoding roadblock/LC7 domain-containing protein, which translates into the protein MEYNGGSKTSEVAKLNEIVTQISRLDKVESVFAASRAGVFTTGSTPNMTDRAMFSAIASMMLGAAEQLGREMGDDLDHVLLELKKSNMLIIGAGPKHIIGLEVQQGQDVRAVLMKVKEMIANGQ
- the ribB gene encoding 3,4-dihydroxy-2-butanone-4-phosphate synthase, producing MKQSVEEAINDIREGKMVFVYDFDERERETDMTIASEFVTPEVIREMRKNAGGLICTTAHNDIVEALDLPFLADIFNCASKDHPVLNGLTPNDLPYDTKSAFGVTINHRKTFTGITDIDRAMTISEFAKFVKNVDHKRPEDLREEFGHHFRAPGHVHLLNASKNLLTKRFGHTELTTALMVMAGVVPSATICEMMGDDGRALSKDKAKDYAKEKGLCFLEGKQVIEAWARWGRER
- a CDS encoding riboflavin synthase translates to MRTIGVVDTTFARIDMGAAAIDELKKTGTGFKIIRRTVPGIKDLPVASKKLIEEEGCDIVIALGMPGSKAVDKTCAHEASTGLIKAQLMTNRHIIEVFVHEDEAQDEKELAWLMERRSREHAINAYNLLFRPEELVKKAGKGLRQGYEDVGTIKEK
- a CDS encoding FAD synthase, with product MKRVMASGVFDILHSGHLHYLEEAKALGDELVVVVATDATVRKRKHEPIMPEKMRLDLVRGLKPVDKAVLGKEGDMLDIVLEIRPDIIAIGYDQNFDEDRIKKELEMRGLKTEVVRLPKFEDDLNGTRKIITKIIEWHSKQVRGGSM
- a CDS encoding 6,7-dimethyl-8-ribityllumazine synthase, which produces MKKYNIGIVVSEFNFDITSMMLERAKAHAAFLEVNISKVIHVPGVFDMPLAVKKMCEDKSIDGVVTLGCVIEGETEHDDIVITNAARKIADLAVEYDKPVSLGITGPGMTRLQAEDRIEKGRDAVESVVKMLKKLDR
- a CDS encoding aminotransferase class I/II-fold pyridoxal phosphate-dependent enzyme, which codes for MKATKRTMGISYAIRDVLLPARELEKKGVDVIKLHIGDPNKYDFKTPKHVRDALCKAVEKCDNGYEESEGNFELRAAIVQKEKQKNRIDIELEDVIVTNGVTESIQMITAATIEPGDEILAPGPSYPSYMEYTRFFGGVPVTYRTIEEENWQPDIDDLRKKINPRTKYMVIINPNNPTGAVYSDKVLKQMTDLAAEYNLFIISDEIYDLMTFEGEHHSPSTLAKDVPMILTNGFSKIDLLPGWRLGYSVFRDPTGQLDEIKEGVQRQLRLRLSANAPCQMAVIEAMRHPKDHLRQMLVKLKDRRDFACKRINEIPGLSVQKPQAAFYMFPKWEGRRWKTDKEFVIDMLQKAHVLTVPGDGFCPIYGKRHFRAVYLPDKETLGRAFDQIESFMRQSS
- a CDS encoding class I tRNA ligase family protein; its protein translation is MAPLSLKLGWPHQRSETAKIELILVDSLGSPLALERRRMENKVINLAKKENLAVVQMLLRHYDSDIERVRESINTCLIEIAKRFEGKESIIESLSDPDKNVRKGAKLIIPDIWGPPSTPYPTLFEQTYQLMLMAKEKEMPVEDIEMLMDLSKQTFLDGEIMKAINDIGTCLEFVKRRYKNTESLKEYISDMLKLAPELQKRGVSMVNFEESLKTAMRVSKSRSFDYTQEIIDQRIMEMEVKDQLRSLGQLIKESIKSRPVIEMSALSVKDEKMIVKMAQVIETVNTKNLAGNPVKSIECMHEFLFKDFEWYYDEDVIRRLTDGDRSALLTIYMIGISFLKVASSILPTVSEEIYQKYYKELEGSTSIYTVMWPELAMELAKGIITSK